In one Bacillus mesophilus genomic region, the following are encoded:
- a CDS encoding cysteine desulfurase family protein: MIYLDNSATTRPYEEVIDAYVKVATHYFGNPSSVHALGSEAERLLYQSREVISKLLSIHPSEIIFTSGGTEGNNIAIKGTALKYKNRGKHIITTAVEHASIQEGLKQLEKHGFEVTFLPVNKAGAVAVQQVKDAIRPDTILVTMIHVNNEVGTIQPIQEIGELLKQYPKILFHVDDVQGMGKVPLSIVDSGIDLLTISGHKFHSVKGTGMLYVRQGVKLEPLFTGGSQENQLRAGTENVPGIVAMTKALRMTLENQQEKMEHLTKLRNHLTGFLNRFPEFVINTPLEGASPHIVNFSIPGLKPEVVVHALEDYKIYVSTKSACSSKQTSASRILLEMGMPNSVAKYAIRVSLSTQSTLEEIQAFCSAIETIIKQNKVIKR; this comes from the coding sequence ATGATTTATTTAGATAATAGTGCAACCACAAGGCCTTACGAGGAAGTAATTGATGCTTACGTAAAGGTTGCTACCCATTACTTTGGAAATCCTTCATCAGTTCATGCACTTGGCAGTGAAGCTGAGCGTTTATTATATCAATCAAGAGAAGTTATTAGTAAGCTTTTATCCATACATCCTAGTGAAATCATTTTTACATCAGGTGGAACAGAAGGTAACAATATTGCCATTAAAGGTACCGCCTTAAAATATAAAAATCGTGGCAAACATATTATCACGACAGCTGTAGAACATGCTTCCATTCAGGAAGGTCTAAAACAATTAGAGAAACATGGGTTTGAAGTTACTTTCTTACCTGTTAATAAAGCTGGAGCAGTGGCGGTTCAACAAGTTAAGGATGCAATAAGACCTGATACCATATTAGTTACGATGATTCATGTCAATAATGAGGTTGGAACGATCCAGCCTATTCAAGAAATTGGTGAACTATTAAAGCAATATCCCAAAATCCTTTTTCATGTAGATGATGTTCAAGGGATGGGAAAGGTCCCATTAAGTATAGTGGATAGTGGTATTGACCTACTTACCATCTCTGGTCATAAATTCCACAGCGTAAAAGGTACGGGAATGCTATACGTAAGACAAGGTGTTAAGCTAGAGCCGTTATTTACAGGCGGCTCACAAGAAAATCAGTTGCGTGCCGGAACCGAGAATGTTCCAGGCATTGTCGCAATGACCAAGGCGTTAAGAATGACCCTAGAAAATCAACAGGAGAAGATGGAGCATTTAACAAAGCTAAGAAACCATTTAACTGGCTTTTTAAATAGATTTCCGGAATTTGTGATTAACACACCTCTTGAAGGAGCTTCACCACATATTGTGAACTTTTCAATTCCTGGATTAAAACCGGAAGTAGTCGTTCATGCATTAGAGGATTACAAAATCTATGTCTCAACAAAGTCTGCATGTTCATCTAAACAAACAAGTGCTAGTCGAATCCTATTAGAAATGGGCATGCCAAACTCTGTAGCAAAATATGCCATTCGAGTTAGCTTATCAACTCAGAGTACATTGGAGGAGATCCAAGCATTCTGTAGTGCTATAGAGACAATTATCAAACAAAATAAAGTGATAAAGAG